Proteins encoded by one window of Juglans regia cultivar Chandler chromosome 15, Walnut 2.0, whole genome shotgun sequence:
- the LOC109021549 gene encoding protein FLX-like 3, whose translation MAGRNHMPRQPENFRGSRDGPRLVVNRGPGPLPIHPSALEEEFQMQHREMKRTVVENRLVINDNTHLQRELIAAKDEIHRLGQVIHKLQAEKDARVRELIERGLKLEADVHASEPLRAEVLHLRAEVQKMNSLRQDLSAQVQSLTQDINHLQAENQQLIAMRGDIDLMHKDLIEARRAYEYEKKANEKLVEQKLAMEENLISMAREIEKLRAEQLNTQRRTRAPDVRGYGVLNRSHETRYSSDAFADGYGRNWGHHDKHGSLRR comes from the exons ATGGCTGGGAGAAATCATATGCCTCGTCAACCTGAAAACTTCCGTGGTTCACGTGATGGCCCTCGGCTTGTTGTGAACCGAGGACCAGGACCCCTGCCTATTCACCCTTCTGCTTTGGAAGAGGAATTTCAAATGCAGCATAGAGAAATGAAGAGAACAGTTGTTGAGAATCGTCTTGTTATTAATGATAATACACATCTTCAAAGGGAATTAATAGCTGCAAAAGATGAGATTCACAGACTGGGGCAGGTCATCCACAAACTCCAGGCTGAGAAAGATGCACGCGTCAGAGAGTTGATTGAGAGAGGATTAAAGCTAGAAGCTGACGTCCATGCTTCTGAGCCTCTGAGAGCAGAGGTTCTGCACTTGAGAGCTGAAGTTCAGAAAATGAATTCTTTAAGACAAGATTTGTCGGCCCAAGTCCAAAGCCTCACACAGGACATCAATCATTTGCAAGCTGAGAATCAGCAGCTAATTGCCATGAGGGGTGATATTGATCTGATGCACAAGGACCTTATTGAGGCCAG GAGGGCTTACGAATATGAGAAGAAAGCTAATGAAAAATTAGTTGAACAGAAGCTAGCAATGGAAGAAAACCTCATTTCTATGGCTCGTGAAATAGAGAAGCTGCGAGCAGAGCAGCTGAACACACAGAGGAGAACACGGGCACCAg ATGTTCGGGGTTATGGAGTGTTGAATAGAAGCCATGAAACCAGATATTCAAGTGATGCATTTGCTGATGGCTATGGCCGTAATTGGGGACATCACGACAAGCATGGTTCTCTTCGACgttga